From Callospermophilus lateralis isolate mCalLat2 chromosome 5, mCalLat2.hap1, whole genome shotgun sequence, a single genomic window includes:
- the Ftmt gene encoding ferritin, mitochondrial, producing MLSGFCFLSRLISPSLLSLRSARCNIVIPQLWAARRSWGPQSVTPRLLLATVASSWDPSGPSLVRQNFHRDCEAAVNRQINLELYASYVYLSMAYYFSRDDVALYNFSRYFLHQSREERDHAEKLMRFQNQRGGQIYLKDIKKPEKDNWESGLHALQSALVLEKNVNDSLLELHTLASDKSDPHLCDFLETHYLHEQVKSIKELADHVHNLIKMGSQDAGLAEYLFDKHTLGNEKQN from the coding sequence ATGCTGTCCGGTTTCTGTTTCCTCTCCAGGCTCATCAGCCCTTCGCTACTGTCCCTGCGTAGCGCACGCTGTAACATCGTGATTCCACAGCTCTGGGCCGCAAGGCGCTCCTGGGGTCCCCAATCAGTGACCCCCCGACTCCTGCTGGCCACAGTGGCCTCCTCCTGGGACCCCTCTGGGCCTTCTCTGGTACGCCAGAACTTTCACCGTGACTGCGAGGCTGCAGTAAACCGACAGATCAACCTTGAGCTCTATGCGTCCTATGTGTACTTGTCCATGGCCTATTACTTCTCCAGGGACGACGTGGCCTTGTATAACTTCTCCAGGTATTTTCTTCACCAGTCTCGGGAAGAGAGAGATCATGCAGAGAAGCTGATGAGGTTTCAGAACCAGCGAGGAGGCCAGATCTACCTAAAGGACATCAAGAAGCCAGAAAAGGACAACTGGGAAAGTGGGCTGCATGCTCTGCAGAGTGCTCTAGTGTTGGAAAAGAATGTGAACGACTCATTGCTGGAATTGCACACCCTGGCCTCAGACAAAAGTGACCCCCATTTATGTGACTTTCTGGAAACCCACTACCTGCATGAGCAGGTGAAGTCCATCAAAGAACTAGCTGACCATGTACACAACTTGATTAAGATGGGGTCCCAGGATGCTGGCCTAGCAGAGTACCTTTTTGACAAACATACCcttggaaatgaaaaacagaacTAA